A single Marinitoga aeolica DNA region contains:
- a CDS encoding penicillin-binding transpeptidase domain-containing protein yields the protein MFRKQITLLTIIVLYLVLISYILFLKPYEINKNYKINENSKKLATLIDKEGRIIAVDKTIYEVWLDLKTMKKRNKFDQLKSQLVTFLKESDFEKPYVLLGKYDDILELKTYIPESILRYCRIYKTYERNYNTSYDLRKNIGENGKTEYGIEAYLSNNNLLNSRKEIRLSLDLRMQKIAYEELRKMIKVQNAEGGTVIIMETKTGKVRAVVSDYPWNMAFMGYIEPGSTMKPIIYSIALEENLISPYQKFSLTPTISPVPGVNFTIGEAEGHHFTSLDAKDAIAYSSNVAAVKVMKKIMENFSEEWLYNKLEQIGFGEKTGIEFNKEISGVFAKPKKWYKITPYQIAIGQGIGVTPIQLVSIFNVFANEGKYVKPTFLENKTTQSYQVFSPEIANLMKDWLRYTMLKGTARKAYKPGVLIAGKTGTAQKAVAGKGYSDKYYSLFVGFFPASKPKYTIVSIIDDPKKEYYGGEVAAPVATNIFFRLEEFNYSNKVKMIKNYLPNLENKNLLDALFILKSLGVSEEKIILSGKGDYVVKQFPNTSYEINKLEYVILYLGDGKNEKNIDIR from the coding sequence GTGTTTCGCAAACAGATAACCCTTCTCACTATAATAGTTCTATATCTCGTATTAATTTCCTATATTTTATTTTTAAAACCATATGAGATAAATAAAAACTATAAAATAAATGAAAATAGTAAAAAATTAGCGACCTTAATAGATAAAGAAGGTCGCATTATTGCTGTTGACAAAACAATTTATGAAGTCTGGCTGGATTTAAAAACTATGAAAAAAAGAAATAAGTTTGACCAATTAAAGTCTCAATTAGTAACTTTTTTAAAAGAGAGTGATTTTGAAAAACCATATGTTCTTTTAGGAAAATATGATGATATTTTAGAATTAAAAACTTACATACCGGAAAGTATTTTAAGGTATTGTAGAATATATAAAACATATGAAAGAAATTATAATACATCATATGATTTAAGGAAAAATATAGGCGAAAATGGGAAAACTGAGTATGGTATAGAAGCTTATCTATCCAATAATAATTTATTAAATAGCAGGAAAGAAATTAGATTATCATTGGATTTAAGAATGCAAAAAATTGCTTATGAAGAATTGAGAAAAATGATTAAAGTCCAAAATGCTGAGGGTGGGACAGTAATAATAATGGAAACAAAAACAGGAAAAGTAAGAGCTGTTGTTTCTGATTATCCCTGGAATATGGCTTTTATGGGATATATTGAACCAGGTTCTACAATGAAACCTATAATATATTCTATTGCACTTGAGGAAAATTTAATATCACCATATCAAAAATTTTCTTTAACTCCAACAATATCTCCGGTTCCAGGAGTGAATTTTACAATAGGAGAAGCTGAAGGACATCATTTTACCAGTCTTGATGCTAAAGACGCAATAGCATATTCTTCAAATGTTGCTGCTGTTAAAGTGATGAAAAAGATAATGGAGAATTTTTCTGAAGAATGGTTATATAATAAACTTGAACAAATAGGTTTTGGGGAAAAAACAGGAATAGAGTTTAATAAGGAGATTTCGGGTGTTTTTGCCAAGCCAAAAAAGTGGTATAAAATAACTCCTTATCAGATTGCTATAGGTCAGGGAATAGGAGTTACCCCTATTCAATTGGTATCTATTTTTAATGTATTTGCTAATGAAGGCAAATATGTAAAACCAACTTTTTTAGAAAATAAAACTACACAGAGCTATCAGGTGTTTTCGCCTGAAATAGCTAATTTAATGAAAGATTGGTTAAGATATACTATGCTTAAAGGGACTGCTAGAAAAGCATATAAGCCAGGTGTTTTAATAGCAGGTAAGACAGGAACAGCACAAAAAGCTGTTGCTGGAAAAGGATATTCTGATAAGTATTATTCATTATTTGTAGGTTTTTTCCCGGCGTCTAAACCAAAATATACAATTGTCTCTATTATTGACGATCCCAAAAAAGAATATTATGGTGGTGAAGTAGCAGCGCCAGTAGCAACAAATATATTTTTTAGGTTGGAAGAATTTAATTATTCTAATAAAGTAAAAATGATAAAAAATTATTTACCAAATCTTGAAAATAAAAATTTATTAGACGCTTTATTTATTTTGAAATCTCTGGGAGTGAGTGAGGAAAAAATAATATTATCTGGAAAAGGGGATTATGTTGTAAAACAGTTTCCAAATACATCATATGAGATAAATAAATTGGAATATGTAATATTATACCTGGGAGATGGAAAAAATGAAAAAAATATTGATATACGGTGA
- a CDS encoding DNA polymerase III subunit delta gives MKKILIYGDSNIKKEMTLKGLYNKELDIVKISPNSQDPLNEIKSNILSNSLFGDKKILIIKDFDKFNKKEQDEILMLLKDIYSDSIEKLIIMSSTKIKSKFDKEIECVLPKPWEEEKWMNYVKEIAQFFNKEINEDAIHYILEIYGKDDNYLFEEIKKISIYSDGKIKKKDIKEIGFLHVNVDFEEFSYLLSSKRKEEVIEMAKSFLSLPDFNIIFLLGYLFKYFFDLYRVIINVETKKKFSWPEVQKISQLTNVSKMRVKKFLGVKFKNEKNFYANHSILYTKKEIMDIIIKLEEYDRMAKTGEKKDLILLNLIQDICG, from the coding sequence ATGAAAAAAATATTGATATACGGTGATTCAAATATAAAAAAAGAAATGACTTTAAAAGGTTTGTACAATAAAGAATTAGATATTGTTAAAATTTCTCCTAATTCTCAAGATCCATTGAACGAAATAAAAAGTAACATATTATCAAATTCTTTGTTTGGAGATAAAAAGATTTTAATTATAAAGGATTTTGATAAGTTTAATAAAAAAGAACAGGATGAAATTTTAATGTTATTAAAGGATATATATTCTGATAGTATAGAAAAGTTAATTATTATGAGTAGTACTAAAATAAAATCTAAATTTGATAAAGAAATAGAATGTGTTTTACCAAAACCTTGGGAAGAAGAAAAATGGATGAATTATGTAAAAGAAATTGCACAATTTTTTAACAAAGAGATTAATGAAGACGCAATTCATTATATATTGGAAATATATGGTAAAGATGACAATTATTTATTTGAAGAGATAAAAAAAATATCAATTTATTCAGATGGGAAGATAAAGAAAAAAGATATTAAGGAAATAGGTTTTTTGCATGTAAATGTGGATTTTGAAGAATTTTCATATTTGTTATCTTCTAAAAGAAAAGAGGAAGTAATTGAAATGGCAAAAAGTTTTCTATCTTTACCGGACTTTAATATTATTTTTCTATTAGGCTATCTTTTTAAGTATTTTTTTGATTTATATCGTGTTATAATTAATGTAGAAACGAAAAAAAAATTTAGTTGGCCAGAGGTTCAAAAGATTTCTCAGTTAACAAATGTATCAAAGATGCGGGTAAAAAAGTTTTTAGGAGTAAAATTTAAAAATGAAAAAAATTTTTATGCCAACCATTCTATTTTATACACAAAAAAAGAGATTATGGATATTATAATAAAATTGGAGGAATATGATAGAATGGCAAAAACTGGTGAAAAAAAGGATTTAATTTTATTAAATCTAATTCAGGATATTTGTGGGTGA
- a CDS encoding HD domain-containing protein has translation MSLGESIYDLTNLFTIYRWNNRPALLRFTEADNVFHSLLLNMITIEFLNKKGKDYSISTNIRAKIFKELPKIILSDISLDTKKRILLKNQEMWGKVLEKSYEELKENKIVQFFDSEYEEGFEKYTNFIDLMVSLKEIEINSRIYPEYFEKPKRETEKKLRTLRLNLPYINELENILNYVLKISTRMTTMYRWNKNHRNVKNSVSAHTFMVVAASIIFYFLNKNTDEQLLDEIIIASILHDFPEAFTGDVITPTKKKVKGMEDIISRIEEEMIEEWLKGDEDTEKIFKRFKDYMINPFESEYGRYVRASDLFNAMLECAIEIRSGNSQMLFREAFFNMKKELKQFDFDFIYDLIDEIEKITFFN, from the coding sequence ATGAGCCTTGGGGAAAGTATATATGATTTAACAAATTTATTTACGATATACCGTTGGAATAATAGACCAGCATTGCTAAGGTTTACTGAAGCAGATAATGTTTTTCATAGTTTGCTGTTAAATATGATAACAATAGAATTTTTAAACAAAAAAGGGAAAGATTATTCTATTTCAACTAATATAAGAGCAAAAATTTTTAAAGAATTGCCAAAAATTATATTATCGGATATTTCTCTTGATACAAAAAAAAGAATATTATTGAAAAATCAGGAAATGTGGGGAAAAGTACTTGAGAAAAGCTATGAGGAATTAAAAGAAAATAAAATAGTACAATTTTTTGATTCAGAGTATGAGGAAGGGTTTGAAAAATATACTAATTTTATTGATTTGATGGTGTCTTTAAAAGAAATTGAGATTAACAGTAGAATATATCCAGAATATTTTGAGAAACCAAAGCGTGAAACAGAAAAAAAATTAAGAACATTAAGATTAAATTTGCCATATATAAATGAATTGGAAAATATATTAAACTATGTTTTAAAGATATCAACAAGGATGACTACTATGTATAGATGGAACAAAAACCATAGAAATGTAAAAAATTCTGTATCTGCACACACTTTTATGGTTGTTGCAGCTTCAATTATTTTTTATTTTTTAAATAAAAATACAGATGAACAATTACTTGATGAAATAATTATAGCAAGTATATTACATGATTTTCCAGAAGCATTTACAGGAGATGTAATTACACCAACAAAGAAGAAAGTAAAAGGAATGGAAGATATAATTTCAAGAATTGAAGAGGAAATGATTGAAGAATGGCTTAAAGGTGATGAAGATACAGAAAAGATTTTTAAAAGATTTAAAGATTATATGATTAATCCTTTTGAATCAGAATATGGAAGATATGTAAGAGCTTCAGATCTTTTTAATGCCATGCTTGAATGTGCTATTGAAATAAGATCTGGCAATTCACAAATGTTATTTAGAGAGGCATTTTTTAATATGAAAAAAGAATTAAAACAGTTTGATTTTGATTTTATATATGATTTGATAGATGAAATAGAGAAAATAACTTTTTTTAATTAG
- a CDS encoding sodium-translocating pyrophosphatase — MLYYMLIIPLLALSFAVFNYYSVLKLDEGTEKMKEVALAIREGAKTFVNHEYKTVGLYVVFITVILMIVTDINVGIAFIIGAIMSGSAGYVGMKMATYANVRVSNTARKTKNIGKTLKVAFQGGSVMGLSVAGFALLGLILVYIIFGIWKGQLNKENIVVIRNWLGISYIPFAMTISGYALGCSIIAMFDRVGGGIYTKAADMGADLVGKTELALPEDDPRNPATIADNVGDNVGDVAGLGADLLESYIGAIISSVILVLYASFLISRDVKEISYITTFKLALYPLFFTILGLIGAMIGILYVIFKKGSDNPHRELNISLFSSAILTIVFTFFLSILYLKDVPHDELKLMSFRYGVYSPWLSAIVGIFSGILIGLLAEYYTSDKYHPTKELAKFAKGGPAIVISKGMALGMKSVLYPVFMLMFGILIADYFSGLYGVAMAAMGMLSFVAATVSVDSYGPVADNAGGISEMAELEPEVRKITDMLDSVGNTTAAIGKGFAIGSAAFAALSLFASFVYSQINPSMQVDLKSFLNINLISPRTIAGALFGAALPYFFSAYLIDAVVNAAEKMVEEIRRQFKEIPGLMEGKNKPDYNRCIKISSDGALKEMKIPALIAVLTPLISGFIFGTDFVGGLLAGTTFSGVMLAIYTANSGGAWDNAKKYIENGNLEGEGKGTDAHKASVVGDTVGDPLKDTVGPSLDILIKIMAVTSLITVSIFKIYHLF; from the coding sequence ATGTTATATTACATGCTTATAATACCATTATTGGCATTAAGTTTTGCAGTATTTAATTATTATTCTGTGTTAAAACTTGATGAAGGCACAGAAAAAATGAAAGAAGTTGCTTTAGCTATTCGTGAAGGTGCAAAAACATTTGTAAATCACGAGTATAAAACTGTAGGGTTGTATGTTGTATTTATAACCGTTATTTTGATGATTGTAACAGATATTAATGTTGGAATTGCTTTTATAATTGGAGCAATAATGAGTGGAAGTGCAGGATATGTAGGAATGAAAATGGCTACATATGCAAATGTTCGTGTTTCCAATACGGCAAGAAAAACAAAGAATATAGGAAAAACACTTAAAGTAGCCTTCCAAGGTGGAAGTGTTATGGGGCTTTCTGTTGCAGGATTTGCGTTACTGGGATTAATACTTGTATATATAATTTTTGGTATATGGAAAGGTCAGTTAAATAAAGAAAATATTGTTGTAATCAGAAATTGGTTGGGGATAAGTTACATACCTTTTGCAATGACTATTTCTGGATATGCTCTTGGATGCTCTATTATTGCTATGTTTGATAGAGTTGGAGGAGGTATATATACTAAGGCTGCAGATATGGGGGCGGATTTAGTTGGTAAAACAGAACTGGCATTGCCAGAGGATGATCCGAGGAATCCTGCTACAATAGCGGATAATGTTGGAGATAATGTTGGAGATGTTGCGGGATTAGGAGCAGATTTGTTGGAAAGTTATATAGGTGCAATAATATCATCAGTCATATTGGTATTATATGCAAGCTTTTTAATTTCTAGAGATGTTAAAGAAATTTCATATATAACAACTTTTAAATTAGCATTATATCCACTTTTTTTTACTATATTAGGACTTATTGGTGCAATGATAGGAATATTATATGTAATATTTAAAAAGGGATCTGATAATCCACATAGAGAATTAAATATATCATTATTTTCTTCAGCAATACTTACAATAGTTTTCACATTTTTTTTAAGTATATTGTATTTAAAGGATGTTCCTCATGATGAATTAAAATTAATGAGTTTTAGATATGGTGTTTATTCTCCGTGGTTATCAGCAATAGTGGGTATTTTTTCAGGGATATTAATTGGTTTATTAGCGGAATATTATACCAGCGATAAGTATCATCCAACTAAAGAATTGGCTAAATTTGCTAAAGGTGGACCAGCTATAGTAATATCTAAGGGTATGGCATTAGGTATGAAAAGTGTATTATATCCAGTATTTATGTTGATGTTTGGTATTTTAATAGCAGATTATTTTTCTGGGTTATATGGTGTTGCTATGGCTGCTATGGGAATGTTATCATTTGTTGCGGCAACGGTTTCAGTTGACTCTTATGGGCCTGTTGCAGATAATGCAGGTGGTATAAGTGAGATGGCAGAATTAGAACCTGAAGTTAGAAAAATAACAGATATGTTAGATTCTGTTGGAAATACAACAGCAGCTATTGGTAAAGGATTTGCTATAGGATCAGCAGCATTTGCAGCATTATCTTTGTTTGCATCATTTGTATATTCACAAATAAACCCATCCATGCAAGTGGATTTGAAAAGTTTTTTAAATATTAATTTAATCAGTCCAAGGACTATAGCAGGTGCTCTTTTTGGAGCAGCGTTACCATATTTTTTTAGTGCATATTTAATTGATGCGGTGGTGAATGCGGCTGAAAAAATGGTTGAAGAAATCAGAAGGCAATTCAAAGAAATACCTGGATTGATGGAAGGAAAAAATAAACCGGATTATAATAGATGTATTAAGATCAGTAGTGACGGAGCTTTAAAAGAAATGAAAATTCCTGCTTTAATTGCAGTATTAACTCCATTAATATCTGGATTTATATTTGGAACGGATTTTGTTGGAGGCTTATTAGCAGGAACTACTTTTAGTGGTGTTATGTTAGCAATTTATACCGCAAATTCAGGTGGAGCATGGGATAATGCGAAAAAATATATTGAGAATGGGAATTTAGAAGGCGAGGGAAAAGGAACAGATGCACATAAAGCATCTGTAGTAGGGGATACTGTTGGAGATCCTTTAAAGGATACAGTTGGACCATCATTAGATATATTAATAAAAATAATGGCTGTTACCTCTTTGATTACAGTTTCTATATTTAAAATATATCATTTATTTTAA
- a CDS encoding GGDEF domain-containing protein produces MEELQFFLRETLFGKEYLKIIDNRTFRVRITESFFFQYERYLKILKTLESLNEFGINLPEKIEYDNESYAINFEYWNEVPITEIEINEEIYYNILYTVFDIVDRLTHSSNLIIPYIYLEDIFIDETNNVTMIPSIFIPEENDKIIINNKKNEDGVIDLLIKFAVKLYSLMGKKYEKIDNFVNKIKNETFECVHDLYNLLTNSFDYTNKKEKIRIPHFINRDIERDKILKVIGKKHIYIYGNQRVGKTRLINFMEFKFKELGYTVIKASNIKDLFPGDIAIPQSLNVFYFLKLIDLMKKNQEDLKLIIIVDDYQEIDIKFKNFIEDIISKNFDFPFSFILLSHISPTIRFENTEYIKLKPFDKKKTEILLNILLSSTFLKKYPEIVDIVYNLSEGYPGHIFQIVKDLVMLKIIEIEDGKYEFYPENLKDKKLIDLAIEKIKRIPEDIRKDLKYISLLGFKFNEDEIKHLEKYFKKSFDISILYAIEKDIILKENSEYRFFNLIYQDLFHNSLSEEEKRIIHVYLCQRSDSLKKKIFHLKSSGKIRATIALIIKKMKESLFKWENLSFIDYGFNEIKNLTDNIPYSAIGIYLSKKYFFNEYNEDIKKYIELISKSKVYGYIAYLFLKFSDKKTLNDMLIKWINDEKTTDYKKVLYIYYYLNINFSKLKKEEIYDYYFKFESIFSKYAHLKKFKTIKGMLLNMLGIKLETELPELSLKYYNEGLSIALEVNYKRLIQIIYSNMAILYESLNSNLSEYYNKKVLEISEEIGDYQTYNRVLINIANNKLYKGEIKEFFEIVNRAEKYSKINNDFNSYILVNDIKNYYFLYAKDYSNLDSNIRKVENYIKDKPFLKSNINEVNDNIYVLKAIFEKDKSFFENKKYKEFILKNDFLINLYKVVFESDEKKIYDSWIFFKNNPLIYFKEELINTASEKIANYSFNDEYEKWAIELIKEFKDKKLSLALLYEGLGYFYNVKREKFKSLKYIRKAQKIYDELMMKNKFEEINKYLMNEFNIPTFIYEENYSLKYKNNQYNYYNLISRIKSYEKINNLIIDLLKSDSPKYLVDKIGEYLRDIFPIDEILIRIITNDYEVEYNFNFKDENELKKDQFLIKPLKLSYISDYKDYKYYIYLANSNIELSQKEAAEILDNIIIIEDVLYSILDKITHYEHSILDPLTAAYTRRYMENKLKELYGLYERYNFDFSVILIDLDDFKKVNDEYGHQKGDEVLVELVKSLKTHLRDFDMVCRYGGEEFLLILPNTNLDDAKKIAQRLLKDINKDLLENTKMNITCSMGVSSISNITKEPKLKLLVKIADEALYKAKNNGKNRVEVL; encoded by the coding sequence TTGGAAGAATTACAGTTTTTTTTGAGAGAAACTCTTTTTGGCAAGGAATATTTAAAGATAATAGATAATAGAACTTTCCGTGTAAGAATCACGGAAAGCTTCTTTTTTCAATATGAGAGATATTTGAAAATATTAAAAACATTAGAATCATTAAATGAGTTTGGAATAAATTTACCAGAAAAAATAGAGTATGATAATGAAAGTTATGCTATAAATTTTGAATATTGGAATGAAGTTCCAATAACAGAAATAGAGATAAATGAAGAAATTTATTATAATATTTTATATACAGTTTTTGATATAGTGGATAGATTGACACATTCTTCTAACCTTATTATTCCATACATTTATTTAGAGGATATATTTATAGATGAAACAAATAATGTTACTATGATTCCATCTATTTTTATTCCTGAAGAAAATGATAAAATAATTATAAATAACAAGAAAAATGAAGATGGAGTTATAGATTTATTGATTAAATTCGCAGTAAAATTATACTCTTTGATGGGTAAAAAATATGAAAAAATCGATAACTTTGTTAATAAGATAAAAAATGAAACCTTTGAATGTGTTCATGACTTGTATAATTTATTAACAAATTCCTTTGATTATACAAATAAAAAAGAGAAAATTAGGATTCCTCATTTTATAAATAGAGATATTGAAAGAGATAAAATTTTAAAAGTTATAGGGAAAAAGCATATTTATATATATGGTAACCAACGTGTTGGTAAAACAAGACTAATAAATTTTATGGAATTTAAGTTTAAAGAATTAGGATATACTGTGATAAAGGCATCTAATATTAAAGATTTATTTCCTGGGGATATTGCTATACCACAAAGCTTAAATGTGTTCTACTTTTTAAAATTGATAGATTTAATGAAAAAAAATCAAGAAGATCTTAAATTAATAATAATAGTTGATGATTATCAGGAGATTGATATTAAATTTAAAAACTTTATTGAAGATATTATTAGTAAAAATTTTGATTTTCCTTTTTCTTTTATTTTACTATCCCACATTTCACCTACTATAAGATTTGAAAACACTGAATATATTAAGTTAAAACCTTTTGATAAGAAAAAAACAGAAATATTATTAAATATATTATTATCGAGTACATTCCTAAAAAAATATCCAGAAATAGTCGATATAGTATATAATTTATCAGAAGGATATCCAGGACATATTTTTCAAATTGTAAAAGATTTGGTAATGTTAAAAATAATAGAAATTGAAGATGGAAAGTATGAGTTTTATCCTGAAAATTTAAAGGATAAAAAACTGATAGATTTAGCTATAGAAAAAATTAAAAGAATTCCTGAAGATATAAGAAAAGACTTAAAATATATTTCTCTCCTGGGTTTTAAATTTAACGAAGATGAAATCAAACACCTTGAAAAATATTTCAAAAAGTCATTTGATATCTCAATTTTATATGCAATTGAAAAAGATATAATTCTTAAAGAAAACAGTGAATATAGATTTTTTAATCTAATATATCAAGATTTATTTCACAATAGTTTATCAGAGGAAGAAAAAAGAATAATTCATGTATATTTATGTCAGAGAAGCGATTCTTTGAAAAAGAAAATATTTCATTTAAAAAGTTCAGGCAAAATAAGAGCAACTATAGCTTTAATTATAAAAAAAATGAAAGAATCTTTATTTAAATGGGAAAATTTGAGTTTTATAGATTATGGTTTTAATGAAATTAAAAATCTTACAGATAATATTCCTTATTCAGCAATAGGAATTTATCTGTCAAAAAAATATTTTTTTAATGAATATAATGAAGATATAAAAAAATATATTGAGTTAATCAGTAAAAGTAAAGTATATGGTTACATAGCATATTTATTCTTAAAGTTTTCAGATAAGAAAACTTTGAATGATATGCTTATTAAGTGGATTAATGATGAAAAAACTACAGACTATAAAAAAGTATTATATATTTATTATTATCTAAATATAAATTTTTCGAAATTAAAAAAAGAAGAAATTTACGATTATTATTTTAAATTTGAAAGTATATTTTCAAAATATGCACACTTAAAAAAATTTAAAACCATTAAAGGTATGCTATTAAATATGCTTGGCATAAAACTTGAAACAGAATTACCGGAACTATCTTTAAAATATTATAATGAAGGGTTAAGTATAGCTTTGGAGGTAAATTATAAAAGATTAATTCAGATAATATATAGTAATATGGCAATACTATATGAAAGTTTAAATTCTAATCTTTCTGAATATTATAATAAGAAAGTTCTTGAAATTTCTGAAGAAATAGGGGATTATCAGACATATAATAGAGTGTTAATAAATATTGCTAATAATAAATTATATAAAGGGGAAATAAAAGAATTTTTTGAAATTGTAAATAGAGCAGAAAAATATTCTAAAATAAATAATGATTTTAATAGTTATATACTTGTAAATGATATAAAAAATTATTATTTTTTATATGCAAAAGATTATTCCAATCTTGATAGTAATATAAGGAAAGTGGAGAATTATATAAAAGATAAGCCATTTTTAAAAAGCAATATAAATGAGGTAAATGATAATATTTACGTATTAAAAGCAATCTTTGAAAAAGATAAAAGCTTTTTTGAGAACAAAAAATATAAAGAATTTATATTAAAAAACGATTTTCTTATTAATCTTTATAAAGTAGTGTTTGAAAGTGATGAAAAAAAGATTTATGATTCATGGATATTTTTTAAAAATAATCCACTGATTTATTTCAAAGAAGAACTAATAAATACAGCTTCTGAAAAAATTGCAAATTATTCTTTTAACGATGAATATGAAAAATGGGCAATAGAATTAATCAAAGAGTTTAAAGATAAAAAACTATCTCTGGCTTTGCTATATGAAGGTTTGGGTTATTTTTATAATGTAAAAAGAGAAAAATTCAAATCTTTAAAGTATATAAGAAAGGCACAAAAAATATATGATGAATTGATGATGAAAAATAAATTTGAAGAAATAAATAAATATTTAATGAATGAATTTAATATTCCAACATTTATATATGAAGAAAATTATTCATTGAAATATAAAAATAATCAGTATAATTATTATAATTTAATTTCAAGGATAAAATCATATGAAAAAATAAATAATCTAATTATAGATTTATTAAAATCAGACTCTCCAAAATATCTTGTGGATAAGATAGGAGAATATTTAAGAGACATATTTCCAATTGATGAAATTTTGATAAGAATAATAACAAATGACTATGAAGTTGAATATAACTTTAATTTTAAAGATGAAAATGAATTGAAAAAAGATCAATTCCTTATAAAACCATTAAAGTTATCATATATATCTGATTATAAAGATTATAAATATTATATATATTTGGCTAATTCTAATATAGAATTGAGTCAAAAAGAAGCTGCAGAAATCCTTGATAATATAATAATTATTGAAGATGTCCTTTACTCTATTCTGGATAAAATAACTCATTATGAGCATAGTATTTTAGATCCATTAACAGCAGCATATACTAGAAGATATATGGAAAATAAATTGAAAGAACTATATGGACTATATGAGAGATATAACTTTGATTTTTCAGTTATATTAATTGACCTTGATGATTTTAAAAAAGTAAACGATGAATATGGACATCAAAAAGGGGACGAAGTATTGGTTGAACTTGTGAAATCTTTAAAAACGCATTTAAGGGATTTTGATATGGTTTGTAGATATGGTGGTGAAGAATTTTTACTTATTTTACCTAATACTAATCTTGATGATGCAAAAAAGATAGCCCAAAGATTATTGAAGGATATAAATAAGGATTTGTTAGAAAACACAAAAATGAATATTACATGTAGTATGGGAGTTTCTTCTATTTCAAATATTACAAAAGAACCAAAATTAAAATTATTAGTGAAAATAGCAGATGAAGCTCTTTACAAAGCAAAAAATAATGGAAAAAATAGAGTTGAAGTTTTATGA
- a CDS encoding PHP domain-containing protein has translation MLLDLHCHSTYSDGTLSPRQLIKKAKNLGIKIFSITDHDTIKGQNEAIEFANELSLKYIPGVEINAEFPTLMDILGYNIDIKNDYLNSILEIIYNKRIERNKLMIELLKKEGFKIDIEDLEGLSLYTIGRPHIARILLKKGYGTSVSQIIETYLTRGKSCYIERFKFSPKKTIRAIKKAGGLAVLAHPKKLRLSNNQLEILVNELKDYGLDGIECFHYSSDPHYTNFLIDLARKNGLLVTAGSDYHGSNKPYVSLGVYVENFVIQDTINYFVTNYYKKS, from the coding sequence ATGTTACTGGATTTGCACTGCCATAGCACTTATTCTGATGGAACGTTATCTCCACGACAACTTATTAAAAAAGCAAAAAATCTGGGAATAAAAATATTTTCTATTACAGATCATGATACCATAAAAGGTCAAAATGAAGCTATTGAATTTGCAAATGAATTAAGTTTAAAATATATTCCAGGGGTTGAGATAAATGCGGAATTTCCAACATTAATGGATATTCTTGGATATAATATAGATATAAAAAACGACTATTTAAATTCAATACTTGAAATTATATATAATAAAAGAATAGAGAGAAATAAATTGATGATAGAATTATTAAAAAAAGAAGGGTTTAAAATAGATATTGAAGATTTAGAGGGTTTATCTTTATATACTATAGGAAGACCACATATAGCAAGAATATTATTAAAGAAAGGATATGGCACATCAGTATCACAGATTATAGAAACATATTTGACAAGAGGGAAATCATGTTATATAGAGAGATTTAAATTTTCGCCTAAAAAAACTATTCGAGCTATAAAAAAAGCTGGAGGATTAGCTGTTTTAGCCCATCCTAAAAAATTGAGATTATCCAACAATCAACTGGAAATACTTGTAAATGAATTAAAAGATTATGGACTTGATGGTATAGAGTGTTTTCATTATTCAAGTGATCCACATTATACAAATTTTCTCATAGATTTAGCAAGAAAAAATGGACTATTAGTTACTGCAGGTAGTGATTATCATGGTTCAAATAAACCTTATGTATCATTGGGTGTTTATGTAGAAAACTTTGTAATTCAAGATACTATTAATTATTTTGTTACAAATTATTATAAAAAAAGCTAA